DNA sequence from the Hippoglossus stenolepis isolate QCI-W04-F060 chromosome 17, HSTE1.2, whole genome shotgun sequence genome:
ttgttttgcggATCAATGACCTGCGATGAGATGTTGAAGCAATTTGATTCTTGTGTGACTAAAAAGTAATGTTCACTAATACCTGGTGCTTCTAATGCAAAGGGACATTTCTTGTCAGCTCTGATTTTTAAtctgcattcatttgtttttcctttgcatgtttgtgtctgctgaTTTGATGTCTAGATgcctgtcttcttctttttgtgtttgcagtgtaGCATGTAGTCCTGAATCTGACCTCTTGGTTTTATACATCTCTGATGAAAACATGCTGAAAAAATATCAGCAAGTAAAGATGTGAACTCAATTCGTGTGCCCGACCAGAGAAGTGTAGTGGAAGGTGTCAGGGCTATCAAAAGTTTTCTTGCTCTCAGCCGCACGACTTTAACGTGATAAcatgaactagaatggcacattCCTCTGCCGACGCAGTCGCcttatgaaaatacatttaaattcacaagatctggatttttatttggatctgcaccgaactgcacaaactcataaatatcagtcccctaaacatgtctagttttttcatcaagatccgcaAATCCTCCTGAGATATAAATGAAAAagtcgcaatgttaaagaccCTTTAAAAATCCAGATCCGCCCCATCAGCCGGATCTTCACCCTAATTTAACAggttctttttcttcctcttcttctgcttctttttctaaAGTTTCGTGGAAAATCTGTCCAGTAACAAAGATTTCTGGTCTGAAAAcctaaaatatttattatgtgtAGCCCTCTAAAGTTTAAATCCATAGAGAATGTAATTTTGTTCAAGCAGATATGACTTTGTTCTTGTCTCCTTCAGTTTAAAGTATCATTTAATCTCATGTGTTTAAACTATTTTATAAGGAAAACATGTAAACGCATATTTGATCTATGTTTGTCGCAGTTAAGTCACAGTCCTCTCACTCGCCCTCTCATCCCTCAGGTTTACTTTAGGTGGTAAAATCAAAGGAGTTTGCATCTTAACAGAATCTCACATCTCTCCACCCTCAGTAACGACCGAGGGATTAatctcgtctctgtctctccatctcagcCAGGAGAAGTTGGCCTGCGTTAGAGTCGACGTCAGCCCCGACTCGCCTGGAGCAGGTTCCACTTCAGAGACCTTCCTGTGATAAAAGGAAGGCCCTCCTTCCCTCCTGGTTCCTTCTCGCACACCAACACTCCATCTTAGTGGGAAAGAGGGGGCGTAAAACTGAAGCAGCACAACCTGCCTGCAGGGCTGCCACCTCCAGGGCGGCGGACGAGCTCCCTCCCCTACACCCCAGGGCTGTGAGTCCACTCGAGTCTTGAAGGGTGCAGCACATAATGTACAAATAGCTGCCATGACGTACTGTAGAGCGCACGTCTCCGAGGAACGGAGGAACCCTGCTGTCAACTGCCCACCGACGCTCACTGTTTAGGAACTCTCTCTCTAGCAAATCGGCTGTTCAAACCACAGATGCCAAAGGAAGGGGCCTCCCTAGTGGGGAATGTTGGACTGTGCgaatttgaatttatttctaaCCCCTCgtgtattttaatttcaattttacTCTCATTGTTTTAGCTGGTCACAGTCCCGTAGATGTCTGTGCGTCGTCCTGTCCCGTTCGTCTCCGTGTGTTTTAGGTCGAATTAAGACCTTTTCGCTAAACAACACCAGCTTCTAACACACATTGGATAATGAGGCCAGGTACCGTCAGTGACGGAGGGTTGTGTTTCAGAATTGGCCCGGCACACTACagtaaatgacacaaaccaaaaCCCAGGTACGTTCAGTCAGACTCCACACGACTACTGCATACATCTTTATAGACCTATTTACAAATaccttctccttcctccaaGGGGAGAACTCAGTGTTGATATTGCTGCTTTGAAAGTCGGtcagtttattttcactgtAAACCTCACTGTTTATATAATATGTGCTGTTATAGAAATATCATTATATGTATGTAAACTGtgttcttttcatttgtaaCATTATAGAAAACCTACTTCTGAGGCCATATAAAGTCTGTACTGTACAGTAAGCACTTTCCCAGTATAGTTTCTTACCTAAAAAATGGATTATATAGTGTGTTTAATGAAAAGGTTTCTTCTCCCACAGTATCTACAGAGCTGTTGTTCAAATGTCAGTCAAACAACTCAGGAATCTCGAAGGATTTCTGACCGTAGTCACTTGATATTTTTGTCACAAGGCGGCGATAATTAACTGTCCACTGTGTTCCTGTCATCGCTGGTACCACGACTATTTTCATAAATGctgtaaatcattcaaactagTGGGTGCAGGAGAAAAGCAACAGTATATTTGTGACCCCCCCGGTTAGTTGCACCTGTTTTTATACTGTCTGTAATAATGTTAGTAATAGTGTACGTGTGGTGTAAAGACTAGTAAACGTCTAGCGTTGCAAAATCATTTTATGCAAGTCTACAGTAAGTGTAAAAATATTCTATTCTATGAAGTTGTTCTTATTTTTGCTGAGTGCAGTCGTGTTTTAGCAATAAGTGAGTGTTCCATACTGTGCAACGTATGGACTCGTGACTCTGAGCTCGTGTTCAGGCAAAAGGATAATTAGTGAAACGATTGTCGTGTCCGTTTTCCTcggctctgtctgtgtgtagctgcaGTGACTATACGAACAATAGCTTATCTACGTGCCTTGTTGGAGATCTTAATGTACAAGTCTAATATAAGTGTTCAGAACagatgtacacacatacacacacacatacatacacacacaaacaagatggCACACAAACGCCAAAGACTGACCATGGTCACTTTACGCGGCTCAGTGTTATGTTCGTCTAAATGTGATTCCACGTCCGTGTGAAGGTCGTAGCCTGAGCCACCGACTCGCACCATGTGACTTGTGTTATCTTCCATCTTCTGATGTAACTCTAGCTGTGCACAGTGTTTCTACTGCCACAGCACAAACGCTCTGTCATCAGTATTGAggtactgtgtgtttttaattatcaATGAATGTCAAATAACTTTACTGGCATCATCAAACATGACGTTTACTCCAAATCTTACTTTGAAATCCTGGTTCTAGCTCTTTatacatgaaaatgtaatttgtccACCGACTACTAACTTATTATTTCttaattatattcattattttgatttttaaaaaagacccAATTTTCACATCAATCCATCTCATTAAGATTTATCAACTTAAAGAGGTGGACGAACAACATCAGCAACAAACCATCACAACGACAATGCACACGAACAGACGTGACATCAGTGACGCACACTGCCACCTGTTATCTGGAATGATGACTTCTGTGTCATGGCCGTTTGATGCAAAGCAATAAAAGTGTAAACATGGTGACTTCCTGCTGAGTCTGAGTGAACTttcttcaccctcctcatcctcaatTCACTATCATCATCTTTCATGTAAATGTCTAATTTCCTCagtttatactttatatttaagtttAGTTAGTTTTTTAACTGTTGAATTCCCGCAACCAGAATCTTGGTCACAGTTATttgattattacatttaaaggatgtaaaaggaaaaaactagATTGGCTCATACCGCtaccaaggtccaacagtcccattaAGATCTGTtgagctgcaccacatttcatacgctcacagatatcagttccctcaaaatgacagatttgtttttcatcaagagtgaattattccctggaaagtTGGTGACAATGTAGAAAACCTTGCaaagtaaataagaaaatgaaaaaactaatcCAGGATTTGCCTCAAACGTGTGTTCTCTCTTATCCAATGTCcagaaatctgttctgtagtttttacttcttcctgctgtcaaacaaatagaaaaacttGACCTCTGCAGAGTTAACAAATCGTCTATATATTCTTCTTGAAAAATCTCAAATATTCATCAGTATTGGTCACAATAATTCAGTTGAGCTTTAGTCAAAACTAAATGGCCCCTCAAGGATAAGAGGTAAATACTAGATCTGAATACAGATGCAGTGATGTATAGGCTCTGTTCCCTTTATAAAAAGCCTGGGGTGTTTTTTATGTTGAGGACAATTGGGGGCAGCAGAGATCTGTTTTGTACACAACTGCTCAGCAGCACAACCGCATCACATCTCTgcatctgcagcctctgctccACTTACACATTTCAGGTGGGAACTTTCTGTGCTTggattttcaaaaatgttcatTTCGTGAGGCTTTTAAGACCTTGACGTTACTTGAACAGTCATAACGTGGGAGTATACTGAGAATAAGAGAATAATGACTTGTATCTTTCTGTGACTCAGGATCTGTACTCTGATCGTGTTTTGCTTTTTGCCTCAGAGAGACTCTGGAAGAAAAGATTGACACATGACATGACTGTAGGTTTAATAAACACgattattattttacagaacataagtaacagcagcagccatttCACAAACCAGAGGTTTGATGCTTTGTCCTACGTGGACTCTGCAACAGAAGGAAAATTTGACACGACCGCTCGACGCCGCTTAGAACCCGACCTTCCCGTCTGACGTTCTGTCAGCGGCGGAGGGTCGAttcctccgtctccctcttctctctcaggcTGTTTGAGAGGACGAACAGTGCATTGATTCACATCACTCTgttacacatcacacactgcacaacgtgatcagacacatttaggaaCTCTCAGGTCAAAATCACTCTTTATCACAAGTGCTACATGAATCAGGGTTTCCTGCTGCGGTTCAGCTTTTGCACTAATGTGGCCCAGAGAAAACAACCATCACGTAAAAAGAATCATTGCAATGCAAACAAAACTATTTCAACAAATATTGTAGCTTGAAGTTGTTAAACACAAGTAGTGTTGTGATTAGTTTTCTTTACAAACATGCCTGCTGTCCCTAGTTTATAAATCACAGAGACATTGCTTTGGCAGACACTTAGTATTTTTCACTATGTTCACAAGGCCTCACTAGGAAACCTTTGTAGAAGTTGAACTAAGAAGTTCTTGTCATTTGACAGTTTCACATGTTGGTCTTTGTgcagacaaacaataaaaagtcattATAAAGTAACTGGTTTTCTCCTTTACAGGCTCAATCAGTCATTTGTGTTCCGGCTCAAAGTCTTAAGCTCCAGAGTAAATTGTCGCACTGGGAAACTGTTAACACCTCATCGCAACAGCTTCCCTACTCGGGATATTTGTCCGCTCCGGTGGCTCTCAGCCCCCGTGTTTTCAGTTAGCAGCGTTTGGCGGCCCCTCGGGGATCAGGGACATGAAGAAGGTGACGATGAAAGACCACGTGGAGGCCAGGAAGCCTGCGTGGGGGCCGCTGTTCGGATCATCGGCTCCTTCCTCTCCGCTTTCCCCCTCATCGTCCGAGCTGTCATCCATTAGTCCTTCCTATACGGGATGAGGTCGTGATATGAGAACACGAGATATGAACCAACGACGGTAACATGCAGTGTCTCTACCACAGGTTTAACATATTTGACTGAGATAACTTCAGCAATTTACCCTTCGAGTAAAgttatttcaaaaatgttttaggCATTTCAAATTTATCGAAATAAACTAGTTCTCTTTTTAGTCACTGATGAAGTTTCCCTGTAAACTAAAAACTGAgggttgtgtttattttttgagtctgaaaactgaaaaaaggtttAAGTTGACTGCAACATCTCCTGAAATTGATTTCCACTTCTCTGAAATCATTTCCTGAACCTGGCACTTCGGTGAAAACCTTGTACCACAGATACAGATCCCCATCAGCCCCGGGGGTAATGATCTCAGTAAAGATGTGAGAAGCACTGACCATTTCTTGGAGATCGTGGTTTTGTAGCTCTCCCTCCATGTCGTCCTGATTGGCTCGGTCTCCAGGGAGCAGCAGTTCGTTCTCCAGGTTGAAAGGGAACCAGCCGGCCTGgtgcctgcacacacaccaacaccagAATGAAGCTCTCACAATGAAACATTCACCTATTGGggttttgattaaaaaaaaaagaattttaaCATTGTCctccacccttccaccaagttttaaaggtaaaaaataGAAGCTGTACATGCAAAATCATGGTTTGCATACAAACGTAAAGTAAAAGGCTCGCTCACAGGTAAAGCACCAGCATGGCCATCATCACCATGACGAAGCGGCTGAAGGACGAGTAGAAGTAGACTATACTGAGTAAGATGGCGGCACGTAAGAATGTGTACACCCAGTCCAGCCAGTCCCAGTTCAGATCCTCCTCGTTCAGGATCTCCCCCCCCTGGGCATTCATCTGGATCTCCGGGTTGCCACGGCGGTCGGCTTGCGGCCGCTGGCTCAGAGGGTCGGCCTGGTGGGACTGGGTCGGGGGCTGGTCGGGCCTCAGGTGCTGAGAggaggcggcggcagcggcTAGTAACTGACtagaaggagggggggggaggggacaGGATGTGAGCTGAGGATGTGTGGTTTGACCAATGTTATAAAACCATTCACCAAACATGGAGGAACTTACTAATGCATGTAGTATTGTCTGGCGTAGAGCTGCTGCCACCACATCAGTGTCATGGGGCTGTAATAGGACTGTGGAGGGTGTTGATTCcagctggaggaagagacagacggttacATTTGACCTGTCCCATGATCACAGGTACAAGATTTGACAGTTTGAAGCATTAAGAGCCGGATGAATTCAGTCGGTACATGAAGTGGACGAACAAGTTTAAATTTTCTGAAAATCTACagaactgatttccaccaaacttgatGGAGACATGGGGCCTGAGAAGATACCATCACAGTTCAGTGTGGATTAAGGGAAAGATACagatttttcactttctaagttttatgacaaataaatgatttaggTTTTCAGACcagttatttttcttatttatatttctactataagaactagacaatcatgtgtAGGTGGAGTTGACTCTGCTCTGATTGAGTTTCTCCAGAATCTTACCTGTGCATAAACTGTGAATACATCTGGTGGGAAGGGAAGGGTCCATCGCTGCTCTCCCCTGTAGACGACTGGGGTTGTGGACCAGTGGGGGGGCTGTTTGAGTTCGTAAAGGGCTGTAACCAGACAGATAAGTTCTGAATATACCAAACACGTCACGGCTCAAAGATGAGCAAAACATCTTGAGTCCTCGTGGAGCTGGATGATGAAAGGAAGTGTGctgatgatgaaatgaatggaaaggtgtgatgcgtgtgtgtgtggctgaccCACCGTGGGACTGGCCGGGTTCTCCTGAGGCTTGTTACCGTGGCTTCGGGGGGGCTTTGGGGAGCTGGGAGGGGTCCGTGAGGCGCACACCAGATGGAGCATATGGTACTCGTCCTGCTGTAGAAACCAGTACAGCTCATTATCAGAGTCAAAATACTGCAGgttcaaagaaaacaagaataaaCTTTGGACTGTTGTGGGTGAACGCAGcatcaataaacaaacacagaaaacttaTATACCACATTGATTTTCTCAGTAAAATAGAACCCAATCACAAGGACGTTTCAGTTATATAATTCTGTACATCTCAATAATACAAATGTTGCTGTGAGTTTTTGCCCTGAGGTGCGAAAGAAGCagcaaattaaatcaaagcACAAAAATCAAAGCACAAAATAACTCTCTCTATGTCCCTGGTAATTTAGGTGATGTCTGTATCTGTccacacatgaaacacaaaccCCAGTTTTTAGTgtttacagacatttttaaaactaaaaatgtgcctgttttcctgttttattacattttggtttcaAACAATTTACGCGcctgttttcttgttgttgttttttgacaaGAAAACAGACTTTACCTTTGTACCCTGACCATCTAATGATTAAACAGGCCTGTAACTACAGAGTGAACCTACCTTTCTGAGCACATCTTTTAAGGTGAAGTGATCCAAAAGCAGCTTCCCAGAATACACCAGCCTCTGGTCTTTGGAGCTCTGAAAACGTTCATGATAATGACAGCAGGGTCAGAGGAAGGGTTCTGTATCTTAGCAACAACGCCAGGAAACGAACTGCGTTTAGCTTCGTTTGTTTTTGACCTTTTAGAAGATTTTTAATTTAACGTCGACTGAAAactaaaagaaaggaaaacggCTAATTTGCAAATGTAGGTCACAACATCAGAAGGCGGAGACTTTGTGTGAGTAAGTAATGAGGATGAGCTCATCGTAACCTCAATTGGGATAAGTAGGTCTTAACAGTGGATTAAACTGGCGGTACAACAAGGTCAGAGTCTGTCCTCTTAAGACCTACATTCACTGCGTGCCGCCATTTGGGAATTGAAAGTGCCAATTTTAAAATCTTGGCCACTTGCAACTGAGAATGTATTATTCTGGGTTGAATATGGGTTGAATCAAAACAATAGTGCAGccttcacagagaaaacactgcagcgttTCGAGGGAGCagtttgtccctgtgtgtttaCAATGATTGCATCAGAACAAGTGGCAGAAAGGAAAAGGGATTAGAAGCACAAAGCAACAGGAATCTGAAAAGCTTCCTTTCACTGCGACGTCAGATCTGCAGACTCTGAGGCTCCTTCAGCTGCTGGGATTCAATATCTCTTCACAGAACAGATCAGGGTTAATGGTCTGGGTCACTTTTATGATTATTTAACACAGAAAGTTTCTCTCAAGGGGATCTCAGCAGAACGGAAACAGCAAAAAGTCCAACTGGGGATTGTTGACTGTGTAAATGCTGGCCTCTTATTCTACACTGGTGAAATACACTCCTGTCACAttggaaatgtaaatataatagaCCTGATCTTATCATTAACACTTTTTGAGTCTAAACGCTCAGATACACATGTGTTTGTGGGCTGGACAGTGAATACCTAATAACAGACGTTAACAGTATGCAGGGGACTGGGAACATGGTTTCCTGTCGCACTATACTGGCAAACTGcccagttcacacacacaaaactgaaaagatgaaactttgtgtttgtttttttatgattcaACGTGTGTgagcactttgtactttgtgctGAAAGGTGCtccataaataaattattattattattattattgttatattattttcataaaaacgTACTGGTTTACTAGggtgttattattatcataaataCTTACGGGTTTACTGgggtattattaatattattataagtaCTGGTTTACTTgggtagtagtagtagtataaatACTTACTGGTTCACTTGgtagtattattagtataaaTACTTACTGGTTTActtggttattattattattataaacactTACTGGTTTACTCTGGTAGTATTAGCAGTATAAATACTTACTGGTTTACTCAGGTAGTATTAGCAGTATAAATACTTGGTTTCCTGGTAGTATTAGCAGTATAAATACTTACTGGTTTACTCAGGTAGTATTAGCAGTATAAATACTTACTGGTTTACTCTGGTAGTATTAGCAGTATAAATACTTTCTGGTTTTCTTGGGTGGTATTAGCAGTATAAATACTTACTGGTTTACTCGggtagtattattattataattacttaCTGGTTTACTCGGTTAGTATTAGCAATATAAATACTTACTGGTTTACTCGGGTGGTATTAGTAGCATAAATACTTACTGGTTTACTCTGGTGGTATTAGTAGCATAAATACTTACTGGTTTACTCaagtagtagtattattattataattacttgCTGGTTTACTCGGGTAGTATTAGCAGTATAAATACTTAGTGGTTTACTTGggtagtagtattattattataaatacttACTGGTTTACTGGGGTACACATCTGACAGGTGAGCTTTCAGCTTCTCCACGGTCCAGTCCTGGAAGCAGTTGATGGTCTGGTCGTCGTAGTTCTGGTTCGGAGCCTTGATGACGAGGATGACGGGACCGTCCACAACAGCTGGATCCATGACTCACAACCATCTGACAtaaaggggggaggggggggagaaatcTGGAAGGTCCTCGTTTTCTAGATCTTCTCCCGGAACCATCGGTGCAAAGCTCCAGCGCCGATCATCTCCAGCCCTGAGGTTCCTCTGCAGGAGCCTGAGGTCAGAACGTGATGTTAGCATGAGACCAGTAGCTCCATAGCTTCAGACATGACGGAGGAATAATGTGTGAGTGGAAACTGATCCAGCATCTGTGATAACTTCACAATTTAATGCAGTAAATAATCCACCTGCTAACCCTGCTCAGGGGTATTTAACAGCCGGCTAAGCTAACGCTAGCTTCGGTAGAACCCTGCCTCTGCTGGGCGTTAAAACCAGCAGACAACGTTAGCCCGGATGCTAACGGAACCGAGTCGAACACTCACCTGGTTCGGTTCGGATGTTCGTCCCGCAGTGATTCTGCTTCAGCGGGTTTCTCTGCGTTGTTTACGTCTAATGATCGAACTACTGCCCTGGACCTGGGTGGAGCACTTCTTCGTTGGATGCTGTGTGGTTGTCTACCTGCTGCGATACCGTTTGCCACCGCCACCTACTGGAGAAAGTGAAGATTACAACAGAGACATTATTAAAAACCATGTTAAAAACCAATGTggattaaatgtattaaatactTATAAGAatgaacagagacaaacattctAGTTACAATAAATAGTATAATGTACCTTGTATAAAGAATCTAATTTGATTAACtgtatattataacataataaataataataaattataaaatctGTCTTCCACATGTCATTTTCAACACTTATCCTAAAGGGTGTGTGAGTTATTCAGTGTGTTACTTGCCAGAATATAATTTGCAGTTATGAAAGAAGTAATTGTGATTTATAACAATTAAAGTTGCAAGTAGCAGTGGTGGACCTTGAAAAGAGGAATCACACATACAACGCTTTGTAAGCAGAGAACAAAAGGCTGTGTAACTCACAGGGCTCCTCGAGTGCAGGAACAGGGTTGTGCAACGACACAGcataaaaagaaattgaaattgaatggataagaaaaataatgttGTTTAGGGACAGAGCTCATGGTTAAAGGCTACAGGACAACTTCCATTATTACTTTCTCTTCTTAAAAGTCGTTTGAATAATAGAAATGATATAGCCCCATGATTAAGCcctaataatgataataataattgtatgaTTTAATAATTGTTCTCTATTTGTGTGAGGGTGGCATCAAACTAGGGCCGAGGTCTATAGCAGTTAAGGGATTTAAAATTATAAACTTACGTGCTAATGCAAACATATGTACtatttattaaagaaaagaggagatgaCATTAGATGGAAGTGAATTGTCAACAGGACAATTGAGTTTTTCACACAgatagatattttatttatatacagtaaaacCAGAAGCCACTGGGAAGTGAATGCAGATTTGAAACTCCTGCTGAAACAGGTTTTAAACAATGTTAGTGTGGAAACTTGAACAGATGACCTCACACTCACAGCGTGCAGAATAAATCCTCACCAGAAAAAAATCTGTGCTGCAATGCAGTGCACCCAGAAAATAAGATTCAATAAAATTCTCAAGCCCAACAATAAAACGAGGAGctacatgaaaaaataaatcatgaccttcaaaaaaaaaacttgtatttCCTGCTCTGAAAACTACATGAAAATCAATGAATGTGAGTCAGAGGATCAGTCATGTGATCGTCTGTTCTCTCTGGTGTGTAGTCCTGCTCTCACCCGCTGTGTGCTGTGATTACCTCGAGCTTTATTAAATGACCCTGAATGCGTTTTATGTCAAATTAGTTTTGCAAATAAGGCTTTAACGAATCATTTCCCACTGGAGGGTTTACACAACCATATAAGGATTTCCtgcagtaaaatgaaaaaaaactctcaGAAGGAGGGAGAAGCACTTTCCCTGTGACGTCCATGGTGTTTGTGGCACCGATGATTTACAGTACAGTGGTCTGCATGTCTCTTTTAATGCATTAGAGATACCCACTCTCTTTCATTTCCCGCTCCCTGTGTGTTCATCCGTCCGTTACCCAACTTCTAAAAGGTTTATCACTCCCTGCCTCATTTGAGCAGCGGCTGAGCTCGTATTATTACACATTTCTGACCTTTTTCACAGTTTGAGACATTATGAAGGGGGTTGAAATGACGTCGCCATTAATCCAATTCATGATGTATTTTTACATCCCCTAAaatgatatttgatatttttaaacataGTAGCTGTCCAAAAGCTAATATCCATCATTTGAGCAataagcatgtttttttttaaaggtggttttaaagattgttttcctgttgttgattgtgtctctgttgttatCGTGTTTctactctctctcccctcatgGCCAGTTTgaggaggcattatgttttggGGTTGTACAAACATTTGGTACGAACTCTCAGATGAACtgaatagaatttggtggtcaaaggtcgcggtgacctcatgttctcgTGAATGCGATGTAGGGAATTTCACTCCATCTGTCACAAACAATCACTCGGCCCCGAGGAGGACCTGATGGACAAaggaggtcaaagttcaaggtcacagtgatctctCAAAAACCTTTGTGATCTTTAGAAAGcctcaaatttggcacaaatgttcacttagaccCAAGaattaactgattagaatttggtgttcaaaggtcaaagttcaaggtcatggtggcctcacaacCTGATTTTGATATTTCAAGTCTGCCTTTTGGGAGTTTCTTGCggtatatctatatattttattattaaagtatGAATCTAAAATCAGAATTAGAAGAAACTGAAACATCTAatcttattttgttttgatgaaATAGTAGCAAATCAGATTAACTGCCACACGTGTGAGCTTTGATTTGGGATAATAATCATCAGTTTTAACCTGTGGAGTTTCAAGCCACAAACTTCACATGAAAGCTCCTTTTCTCTGTCCTTTTCCTTCCATTTCTCTCATCCAGTAAAATGTCATCCTTCTCTCAGAGTCCTCAGAGAGCTTCCTGTGGCCTCTCCCGCCGCAGGAAGAGAACACTCTTTAGAATCTTTTCAGCACCACACAAACAGGATGAGTCAAATCAAAAAATACACTGAATGGATTAAATTGTGCACAGTACTTAGGGATTTCTCTACAGCAGATGTCTCTGACTGTAGGAAGCTTAATAATATTTTGATTT
Encoded proteins:
- the LOC118125288 gene encoding homocysteine-responsive endoplasmic reticulum-resident ubiquitin-like domain member 2 protein; protein product: MDPAVVDGPVILVIKAPNQNYDDQTINCFQDWTVEKLKAHLSDVYPSKPSSKDQRLVYSGKLLLDHFTLKDVLRKQDEYHMLHLVCASRTPPSSPKPPRSHGNKPQENPASPTPFTNSNSPPTGPQPQSSTGESSDGPFPSHQMYSQFMHSWNQHPPQSYYSPMTLMWWQQLYARQYYMHYQLLAAAAASSQHLRPDQPPTQSHQADPLSQRPQADRRGNPEIQMNAQGGEILNEEDLNWDWLDWVYTFLRAAILLSIVYFYSSFSRFVMVMMAMLVLYLHQAGWFPFNLENELLLPGDRANQDDMEGELQNHDLQEMEGLMDDSSDDEGESGEEGADDPNSGPHAGFLASTWSFIVTFFMSLIPEGPPNAAN